The following proteins are encoded in a genomic region of Chryseobacterium cucumeris:
- a CDS encoding porin family protein, with the protein MNNEWLNSLRSRMDDHEEDVPEGLWDDIRDELFSGEDNTSIPGFIPEMNEGGAEKAEKIAGRGQKSLFYRIGGIAAAIALLLLLTKLWPQNDTETMLSQRQTNVQKEKKSLKPVRAEHASAEEMTSVSEAPLAENIVNTGPWLKEQTRKYFEPVRKNELKDIIKLPTASESFQQESKIAQKLSPVDDTAKEQVVENKNDEVLFKQEKIKEVYAGNATHHTRKSRDKKSWMLGMLTGNMASNSAEQQFPGYASITGKAMNVEQVWTTSEYHDDPLTAILLANQSQPVEARIRHKVPVTFGLSVYYNLGKRWGIGTGLNYTKLSSELHSGSDNNYIKGDQTVHYLGIPVQVNYNVIQKGRFTGYVTGGALVEKPIAGNITTTYVVNDEIKESSKERLEPKPFQFSVNAAAGLQVKLIDKVGIYAEPGIGYHFKEENAPNTIYKEKPLHFNMKFGIRVLLD; encoded by the coding sequence ATGAATAACGAATGGCTAAATAGTCTGCGAAGCAGAATGGATGACCATGAAGAGGACGTTCCGGAAGGATTGTGGGATGACATCAGAGATGAATTATTCTCGGGAGAAGACAATACCAGTATTCCCGGATTTATTCCTGAAATGAATGAAGGTGGAGCGGAAAAGGCAGAAAAGATAGCCGGCAGAGGGCAAAAATCCCTGTTTTATCGTATCGGAGGAATTGCTGCTGCTATTGCATTGCTGCTTTTGCTGACAAAATTATGGCCACAGAATGATACAGAGACAATGCTGTCTCAGAGACAGACAAACGTGCAGAAAGAAAAAAAATCTTTAAAACCTGTACGGGCCGAACATGCTTCAGCAGAAGAAATGACATCGGTGTCAGAAGCTCCATTAGCTGAAAATATAGTGAATACCGGACCTTGGTTGAAAGAACAGACCCGAAAATATTTTGAACCCGTAAGGAAAAATGAGCTAAAGGATATAATTAAACTGCCAACGGCTTCAGAATCTTTTCAGCAGGAAAGTAAGATCGCTCAGAAATTATCTCCTGTTGATGATACAGCGAAAGAGCAGGTTGTGGAAAATAAAAATGATGAGGTTCTTTTTAAGCAGGAAAAAATAAAAGAAGTATATGCAGGAAATGCAACCCATCATACCAGAAAATCCAGAGACAAAAAATCATGGATGCTGGGTATGCTTACAGGCAATATGGCTTCCAATTCTGCAGAACAGCAGTTTCCCGGCTATGCTTCAATCACAGGAAAAGCGATGAACGTTGAGCAGGTATGGACGACTTCCGAATATCATGATGATCCTCTTACGGCTATACTACTGGCCAATCAAAGTCAGCCGGTAGAAGCAAGAATCAGACATAAAGTGCCGGTTACATTTGGCCTTTCTGTATACTATAATTTGGGGAAAAGATGGGGAATAGGAACAGGACTGAATTATACCAAGCTGTCTTCTGAACTGCATTCCGGAAGTGACAACAATTATATTAAAGGAGATCAGACGGTTCATTATCTGGGAATTCCGGTACAGGTTAATTATAATGTCATTCAAAAAGGAAGATTCACAGGATATGTTACAGGCGGGGCCCTGGTAGAAAAACCGATAGCAGGAAATATTACAACAACGTATGTTGTGAATGATGAAATAAAGGAATCCTCAAAGGAACGTCTGGAGCCAAAACCTTTCCAGTTTTCTGTTAATGCGGCAGCAGGCCTGCAGGTGAAGCTCATTGACAAGGTTGGAATTTATGCAGAACCGGGAATAGGATATCACTTTAAAGAAGAGAATGCTCCGAATACCATTTATAAAGAAAAGCCCCTTCATTTTAATATGAAATTCGGAATCAGAGTGCTGCTGGATTAA
- a CDS encoding RNA polymerase sigma factor, whose protein sequence is MEESKEQILVKHLLKKEEAAWKELFGAYSGNLSYVCSRYLAEKEDVHDVLQNSFIKMFRSIESFEYRGNGSLKAWMTRITVNESLKHIKQKGDFKSAIEVNDLPDIPNEEEPDFEEIPRDDIMMMIRALPDGYRTVFNLFVFEKKSHKEIAGLLGIAENSSASQFHRAKGLLVQKIKEFKMSKKAQYE, encoded by the coding sequence ATGGAAGAAAGTAAAGAACAGATTTTGGTAAAGCACCTTCTGAAAAAGGAAGAGGCTGCCTGGAAAGAGCTTTTTGGAGCTTATTCCGGAAATCTGTCCTATGTATGCTCCCGTTATCTGGCAGAAAAAGAAGATGTTCATGATGTGCTTCAAAATAGTTTTATAAAAATGTTTCGTTCGATAGAATCTTTTGAGTACAGAGGAAATGGTTCTTTAAAAGCCTGGATGACCCGTATCACAGTCAATGAATCTTTGAAGCATATTAAACAGAAAGGTGACTTTAAATCAGCAATTGAAGTAAATGATCTTCCGGATATCCCTAATGAAGAAGAACCGGATTTTGAAGAAATCCCCCGCGATGATATTATGATGATGATCAGAGCTCTTCCTGATGGCTACCGGACTGTTTTTAACCTGTTTGTATTTGAGAAAAAAAGCCATAAAGAAATTGCCGGGCTGCTGGGAATTGCAGAAAATTCTTCCGCATCACAGTTTCACCGTGCAAAAGGACTGCTTGTTCAGAAAATAAAAGAATTTAAAATGTCAAAAAAAGCACAGTATGAATAA
- a CDS encoding YifB family Mg chelatase-like AAA ATPase has translation MLIKIYGSAIHGVAAQTITIEVNVDTGGVGYHLVGLPDNAIKESSYRISAALKNVGFKIPGKKITINMAPADLRKEGSAYDLSIAIGILTASDQILAENVKDFIIMGELSLDGSLQPIKGVLPIAIQAREEGFKGIILPKQNAREAAIVNDLDVYGVENIREVIDFFNEGKALEKVTLDTRKEFHEKINNFPFDFSEVKGQETAKRAMEVAAAGGHNIILIGPPGSGKTMLAKRVPSILPPLTLKEALETTKIHSVAGKIGTETSLMTVRPFRSPHHTISDVALVGGGSYPQPGEISLAHNGVLFLDEMPEFKRTVLEVMRQPLEDREVTISRARFTVNYPASFMLVASMNPSPSGFFPDDPNNTSSVYEMQRYMNKLSGPLLDRIDIHIEVQKVEFEQLSEKRKGEKSKDIRDRVLKARDIQNKRYQNLNISSNAQIGPKEIEAYCELDEASFGLIKLAMEKLNLSARAYDRILKVARTIADLEGSENILSHHISEAIQYRSLDREFWNG, from the coding sequence ATGCTGATCAAAATTTATGGAAGTGCCATTCATGGAGTGGCTGCACAGACAATTACTATTGAAGTGAATGTAGATACCGGAGGGGTAGGATACCATCTTGTGGGGCTTCCTGATAATGCTATTAAAGAAAGCAGTTACAGGATTTCTGCAGCATTGAAAAATGTAGGATTTAAAATTCCCGGAAAGAAAATTACCATTAATATGGCTCCTGCAGATCTTAGAAAAGAAGGCTCTGCTTATGATCTCAGTATTGCTATTGGCATCCTAACCGCCTCAGATCAGATATTGGCAGAGAACGTTAAAGACTTTATTATTATGGGAGAACTTTCCCTGGACGGAAGTTTACAGCCGATTAAAGGTGTTTTGCCCATTGCGATCCAGGCCAGGGAAGAAGGGTTTAAAGGAATCATTCTTCCAAAACAAAATGCCAGAGAAGCAGCCATTGTAAATGACCTCGATGTGTACGGAGTAGAAAATATCAGAGAGGTTATCGATTTTTTCAACGAAGGAAAAGCGCTTGAAAAAGTGACATTGGATACCCGAAAAGAATTTCATGAAAAGATCAATAATTTTCCTTTTGATTTCTCTGAAGTTAAAGGCCAGGAAACAGCCAAAAGAGCTATGGAAGTGGCAGCAGCAGGTGGACATAATATTATTCTGATCGGCCCGCCGGGAAGTGGGAAAACAATGCTGGCCAAAAGAGTTCCCAGTATTTTACCTCCTCTGACATTGAAAGAAGCGCTGGAAACAACAAAAATTCACTCTGTAGCCGGGAAAATAGGAACAGAAACATCATTGATGACTGTTCGTCCCTTCAGATCTCCACATCATACTATTTCAGATGTTGCTCTGGTAGGAGGAGGAAGTTATCCACAACCAGGAGAAATCTCTCTTGCTCATAACGGAGTTTTGTTTCTGGACGAAATGCCCGAATTTAAAAGAACGGTGCTGGAAGTCATGAGACAGCCTTTGGAAGATCGTGAAGTAACGATTTCAAGAGCCAGATTTACTGTAAACTATCCGGCAAGTTTTATGCTGGTAGCTTCTATGAACCCCAGCCCAAGCGGGTTTTTTCCCGATGATCCTAATAATACCTCATCTGTTTACGAAATGCAGCGGTACATGAACAAACTCTCAGGCCCTCTTTTAGATAGAATAGACATTCATATTGAAGTTCAGAAAGTAGAATTTGAACAGCTTTCCGAAAAAAGAAAAGGTGAAAAGAGTAAAGATATCAGAGACCGTGTACTGAAAGCAAGAGATATTCAGAATAAAAGATATCAAAACCTCAATATCAGCAGTAATGCGCAAATAGGACCTAAGGAAATTGAAGCGTATTGTGAACTGGACGAAGCCTCTTTCGGTCTTATCAAATTAGCTATGGAAAAACTCAATCTTTCGGCAAGGGCTTATGACAGGATCCTTAAAGTTGCCAGAACAATAGCCGATCTTGAAGGATCTGAAAATATCCTGTCACATCATATTTCTGAAGCTATACAATACAGAAGTCTGGACCGTGAATTCTGGAATGGTTGA
- a CDS encoding T9SS type A sorting domain-containing protein, which yields MKTKLIFFVVLLFSILDIKAQCTPTITSARLGQKYPGTILFCDTEDEVLSTTQTYASYQWYKQEWTWQTPNNNPWVAIPGATSQQLTISGNDQLNYFKVVVSQGDCTAESPTAFADGFVYGLPAMMTTYTPGTYEENMGTVKVCNGASVQFDNIFPLVYGKHTWFKCVPGSNPPVAGDPCIIAGVVGDTYVATSSGKYGFYACTEYCPDQCQMLDPFAFVEVTFGDWEFCSNLGTGETKIKDNNLRIYPNPTAQHLYIGKESDKIYKEVIIIDMSGKLVLKKNDHRYNQPIDVSSLVPGNYIIVSRSTDGTEYKNRFIKK from the coding sequence ATGAAAACAAAACTAATCTTTTTTGTGGTTTTATTATTCTCCATTTTGGATATAAAAGCACAGTGCACGCCTACAATTACCAGTGCGAGACTCGGACAAAAATATCCGGGAACGATCTTATTCTGTGATACGGAAGATGAAGTTCTTTCCACGACACAGACTTACGCAAGTTATCAGTGGTATAAACAGGAATGGACCTGGCAAACCCCTAATAACAACCCATGGGTAGCCATTCCGGGAGCGACATCACAACAGTTAACCATTAGTGGCAATGACCAGCTGAATTATTTTAAGGTAGTTGTTTCCCAAGGCGACTGTACAGCGGAAAGTCCTACAGCATTTGCAGATGGCTTTGTATATGGGCTGCCGGCAATGATGACTACTTATACACCGGGCACCTATGAAGAAAATATGGGAACAGTGAAGGTCTGCAACGGAGCTTCTGTACAGTTTGACAATATATTTCCTTTAGTGTATGGCAAGCATACCTGGTTCAAATGTGTGCCAGGGAGCAATCCGCCGGTAGCAGGAGATCCTTGTATCATCGCTGGCGTGGTAGGTGATACTTATGTTGCAACAAGCTCGGGGAAATACGGATTTTATGCATGTACGGAATATTGTCCGGATCAGTGCCAGATGTTAGATCCGTTTGCTTTTGTTGAAGTGACTTTCGGAGATTGGGAATTCTGCAGCAATCTGGGAACTGGAGAGACAAAAATTAAAGATAATAATCTGAGAATTTATCCTAATCCTACCGCGCAGCACCTTTATATCGGGAAAGAATCTGATAAAATCTATAAAGAAGTTATCATTATAGATATGTCCGGGAAACTTGTTCTGAAGAAAAATGACCACAGATATAATCAGCCGATTGATGTAAGCAGTCTGGTACCCGGAAATTATATCATTGTTTCCAGAAGCACAGACGGAACAGAATATAAAAACAGATTTATAAAAAAATAA
- a CDS encoding efflux RND transporter periplasmic adaptor subunit — protein sequence MNYRKGYLVLSLTAAAILYSCGSGSGQENAQQMQQALPTDFIQVKSGDADVSTGYPGSIEGQDNVDIKAQVTGYLEAVYIKEGQYVSKGQTLFRINPSVYNEQVNTNEAALKSALAAQESARLEVEKLKPLVEGKVVSDMQLKTAQASYKAASAQVAQAQSSLGSSKINANFTYIKAPVSGYIGRIPNRVGNLISPSDPSPLTTLSSINSVNVYFSMNEADFIAHSKAAASGNTAENVELILADGSTYSLKGKLENASGNFDRNTGSIQMKAVFQNPDKLLRAGGTARVMIHNALNGVIKLPKTSVKDIQDRFFVYKLNGKDKVKMTQITVSGSTSQDYFIKEGVNAGDKIAINRIDALTDGAQVVAHTVPLK from the coding sequence ATGAATTACAGAAAAGGATATCTGGTACTTTCACTTACAGCTGCAGCCATATTGTACTCATGCGGTTCCGGGAGCGGCCAGGAGAATGCCCAGCAGATGCAGCAGGCGTTGCCTACAGATTTTATTCAGGTAAAATCCGGAGATGCAGATGTGTCTACAGGATATCCGGGAAGCATAGAAGGACAGGATAATGTGGATATCAAAGCACAGGTAACAGGATATCTGGAGGCAGTATATATCAAAGAAGGACAGTATGTAAGCAAAGGACAGACCCTTTTCAGAATAAATCCATCTGTGTACAATGAGCAGGTCAATACCAATGAAGCAGCATTGAAATCAGCACTGGCGGCACAGGAATCAGCAAGACTTGAAGTAGAAAAACTGAAACCTCTTGTAGAAGGAAAAGTAGTTTCCGATATGCAGCTGAAAACCGCTCAGGCGAGTTATAAAGCGGCATCAGCACAGGTTGCACAGGCACAGTCATCATTGGGATCCTCAAAGATTAACGCCAATTTTACGTATATCAAAGCGCCAGTGAGCGGATACATAGGCAGAATTCCGAACAGAGTAGGAAATCTTATCAGCCCGTCTGATCCATCACCACTAACCACGCTTTCAAGCATCAACAGTGTGAATGTATACTTTTCAATGAACGAAGCTGATTTTATTGCACACAGCAAGGCTGCGGCATCAGGAAATACAGCAGAAAATGTAGAACTTATCCTGGCAGACGGTTCCACTTATTCTCTTAAAGGAAAACTGGAAAATGCCAGCGGAAACTTCGACAGAAATACCGGAAGTATTCAGATGAAAGCTGTTTTCCAGAATCCGGATAAATTATTAAGAGCCGGAGGAACAGCCAGAGTGATGATTCATAATGCCCTTAATGGTGTGATTAAACTTCCGAAAACCTCTGTAAAAGATATTCAGGACAGATTCTTTGTTTATAAACTGAATGGTAAGGATAAAGTGAAAATGACACAGATTACCGTTTCAGGAAGTACATCCCAGGATTACTTTATCAAAGAAGGCGTGAATGCAGGAGATAAGATTGCCATTAACAGAATTGATGCCCTTACAGACGGAGCACAGGTGGTGGCACACACTGTTCCTTTGAAATAG
- a CDS encoding efflux RND transporter permease subunit yields MLKKIIDRPVLATVISLIIVILGIIGLNQLAVTRFPDISPPTITVSGSYPGGNSETVIRSVVTPLEEQINGVEDMEYMKSTASNDGTFSISIIFKQGVNADQAAVNVQNRVQQATPILPQEVVRMGLTTSKQQNSMVLIFNIYTEDNKQYDETFLQNYANINLIPQVKRVKGVGQAMVFGLKDYSMRIWLNPQKMSSYGLEPADVSRAIADHSLESAPGKLGEESDAALEYVIRYKGKKNKPEQYENIIVKNIGSQIIRLKDVARVEFGAISNTGDNLSNGKNAVTVAIMQTTGSNANQIEIGVNKALDQLSKSFPPGIKYTKVMSTKERLDEATGQVKSTLIEAFILVFIVVFIFLQDFRSTIIPAVAVPVAIIGTFFFLLVLGFTINVLTLFALVLAIGIVVDDAIVVVEAVHSNMEGTDLSGREATHKAMSEITGAVISITLVMSAVFIPIGFMSGSAGLFYKQFAYTLAIAIIISAVNALTLTPALCAVFLKNNHSGEGKKPKGFGQRFAVAFNAGFNNMTNRYAKGVRFLIGRKWIAGGLIIAVIGVAGWLMSSTPKSFVPMEDDGFFMYTLSMPPGTALTKTTEVSNKINDILKGVEAVQENTSITGYNLLSNSAGPAYAMGFVKLKPKKERGDVQDIQEVVDMANAKLGVIKEGSVMTFRMPPVEGYGMTNDAEIVLQDRMGRDPQALKAKADELIGQLMQVPEVAFAYTMFRADYPQMELEVNEDKAKQLGVSISNLLGTVQTYFSGDQSQNFSRFGKFYRVNIKADGVFRMDEQAFNDIFVKNEKGDMVPVNTLITLKKVYGPESVQRYNLYNSLNINVSPKPGVSNGELMGKLEQTLSKLPSDYSYEWTGLSLEEKSAGNQTIAIFGLCLLFVYLLLAAQYESYILPLAVMLSIPTGIVGAFLGIKAIGLDNNIYVQVGLIMLIGLLAKNAILIVEFAIQRRKAGLSILDSALEGAKARLRPIIMTSLAFIVGMVPLMVSSGGMASGNKSISTSAAMGMLSGVVLGVFVIPVLYMFFQYLDEKFSTKKKYNTIENQLTNDTI; encoded by the coding sequence ATGTTAAAAAAGATAATAGACCGTCCTGTACTGGCGACGGTAATATCCCTTATCATTGTTATTTTAGGGATTATAGGATTAAACCAGCTGGCGGTGACCAGATTTCCGGACATCTCTCCGCCCACGATTACCGTTTCAGGATCATATCCCGGAGGAAACAGTGAAACCGTGATCCGTTCTGTGGTAACACCGCTGGAAGAGCAGATCAATGGAGTGGAAGATATGGAATACATGAAATCCACAGCAAGTAATGATGGTACATTCTCGATATCCATTATATTCAAACAGGGAGTGAATGCTGATCAGGCAGCCGTAAACGTGCAAAACAGAGTACAGCAGGCCACCCCGATACTACCGCAGGAGGTAGTGAGAATGGGATTGACCACCTCCAAGCAGCAGAACAGTATGGTATTGATTTTCAATATTTATACGGAAGATAATAAACAATATGATGAAACTTTCCTTCAAAATTATGCGAATATCAACCTTATTCCCCAGGTTAAAAGAGTAAAAGGAGTAGGGCAGGCCATGGTTTTCGGGTTGAAAGATTATTCCATGAGAATATGGCTGAACCCTCAGAAAATGTCATCTTACGGACTTGAACCGGCAGATGTTTCCAGAGCGATCGCAGACCACAGTTTGGAATCAGCTCCGGGAAAACTTGGGGAGGAATCTGATGCAGCCTTAGAATATGTAATCCGCTATAAAGGAAAAAAGAACAAGCCGGAACAATATGAAAATATTATTGTTAAAAATATAGGAAGTCAGATCATCAGGCTTAAAGATGTTGCCCGTGTGGAATTCGGAGCGATTTCAAATACCGGAGATAACCTTTCCAATGGAAAAAATGCGGTTACTGTAGCGATTATGCAGACTACAGGATCCAACGCCAACCAGATTGAAATTGGGGTGAACAAAGCTCTTGACCAATTATCAAAATCATTCCCTCCTGGTATCAAATATACGAAGGTAATGAGTACCAAAGAAAGATTGGATGAAGCTACAGGACAGGTAAAATCAACACTTATAGAAGCTTTTATCCTTGTATTTATTGTGGTATTTATATTCCTGCAGGATTTCAGATCTACCATTATTCCGGCAGTGGCGGTTCCGGTGGCGATTATCGGTACCTTCTTCTTCCTTCTGGTCCTGGGATTTACGATCAACGTACTGACCCTTTTTGCCCTTGTACTGGCCATCGGTATTGTGGTGGATGATGCCATTGTAGTGGTGGAAGCCGTTCACAGTAATATGGAAGGAACGGACCTTTCCGGAAGAGAGGCAACTCATAAAGCGATGAGCGAGATCACAGGAGCGGTTATCTCCATTACTTTGGTGATGTCGGCGGTATTTATCCCAATCGGATTTATGTCCGGTTCAGCAGGATTGTTTTATAAGCAGTTTGCGTATACATTGGCCATAGCCATTATTATTTCAGCGGTTAACGCACTGACATTAACTCCGGCTTTGTGTGCCGTGTTTCTGAAAAACAATCACTCGGGAGAAGGTAAAAAACCAAAAGGATTCGGGCAAAGATTTGCTGTGGCATTTAATGCAGGATTTAATAATATGACCAATCGTTATGCGAAAGGCGTTAGATTTTTAATAGGAAGAAAATGGATTGCAGGAGGATTAATCATAGCCGTTATCGGGGTTGCAGGCTGGCTGATGTCAAGTACGCCAAAAAGTTTTGTACCAATGGAAGACGACGGATTCTTTATGTACACTTTAAGTATGCCTCCGGGAACAGCATTGACCAAAACGACAGAGGTTTCCAACAAAATCAATGACATCTTAAAAGGTGTAGAAGCCGTTCAGGAAAATACTTCTATTACAGGCTACAACCTGCTTAGTAACAGCGCAGGGCCTGCTTATGCTATGGGATTTGTTAAGCTGAAACCTAAAAAAGAAAGAGGTGATGTTCAGGATATTCAGGAAGTGGTAGACATGGCAAATGCAAAATTGGGAGTAATCAAAGAAGGAAGTGTAATGACCTTCAGAATGCCTCCTGTAGAAGGTTACGGAATGACGAATGATGCCGAAATTGTACTGCAGGACCGTATGGGAAGAGATCCTCAGGCTCTTAAGGCCAAAGCAGATGAGCTTATCGGTCAGTTGATGCAGGTTCCGGAAGTAGCATTTGCCTACACCATGTTCAGGGCAGATTATCCTCAGATGGAACTTGAAGTAAATGAAGATAAAGCAAAGCAGTTGGGAGTAAGCATTTCCAATCTGTTGGGAACTGTTCAGACCTATTTCTCAGGAGATCAGTCTCAGAATTTTTCAAGATTCGGGAAGTTCTATAGAGTGAATATTAAAGCTGACGGTGTTTTCAGAATGGATGAACAGGCCTTCAACGATATTTTTGTAAAAAATGAAAAAGGAGATATGGTACCAGTGAATACGCTGATTACTTTGAAAAAAGTCTACGGTCCGGAATCCGTTCAGCGATATAACCTTTACAATTCATTAAATATCAACGTATCTCCAAAACCAGGCGTAAGTAATGGAGAATTGATGGGTAAACTGGAACAGACTTTAAGCAAACTGCCATCTGACTACAGCTACGAATGGACAGGGTTGAGTTTGGAAGAAAAATCAGCAGGTAACCAGACGATTGCCATCTTCGGACTGTGTTTACTTTTTGTATATCTGCTACTGGCAGCTCAATATGAAAGTTATATTCTTCCTCTGGCGGTAATGCTTTCCATCCCAACAGGAATTGTAGGTGCATTTTTAGGAATAAAAGCCATCGGATTGGATAACAACATCTATGTACAGGTAGGATTGATCATGCTTATTGGTTTATTGGCCAAAAATGCGATCCTTATTGTAGAATTTGCCATACAAAGGCGAAAAGCAGGTCTTTCGATTCTGGACTCCGCACTGGAAGGAGCAAAGGCGAGGTTACGTCCTATTATCATGACTTCATTAGCCTTTATTGTGGGAATGGTTCCACTGATGGTTTCTTCAGGAGGAATGGCTTCCGGAAACAAATCCATCAGTACAAGTGCAGCCATGGGAATGTTGAGCGGAGTGGTTTTAGGAGTTTTCGTCATTCCTGTACTCTACATGTTCTTTCAGTATCTGGATGAGAAGTTCTCTACCAAAAAGAAGTACAATACGATAGAAAATCAATTGACAAATGACACTATTTAA
- a CDS encoding DUF4840 domain-containing protein, which produces MKKLTVPRFFITVLMVLAGLTLFSCNDNDGPDIPPVKMEELPGNYKGKMIIVQGTTKREGIKEFKVKKDTISFAEFPIGEIVKTVVKDPAKAETAIKSLGKVNYDIKYAAVINTANNVIELTLTPKTMELQIPVDGVNKKTVVEFASKQKGYYVGMDRTLRYALTAEKITVDGTVVTPYEVIDYNFPFCIKN; this is translated from the coding sequence ATGAAAAAATTGACAGTACCCCGATTTTTTATAACAGTTTTAATGGTTTTGGCAGGATTGACCTTATTCTCATGTAATGATAATGATGGACCGGACATTCCTCCTGTAAAAATGGAAGAATTACCAGGAAACTATAAAGGAAAAATGATTATTGTACAAGGAACTACCAAAAGAGAAGGAATAAAAGAATTCAAAGTAAAGAAAGATACGATCTCTTTTGCCGAATTTCCAATAGGTGAAATCGTAAAAACCGTGGTAAAGGATCCTGCAAAAGCTGAAACTGCCATAAAATCACTTGGAAAAGTGAACTATGATATTAAATATGCAGCAGTGATCAATACAGCAAATAATGTGATAGAGCTTACTCTTACTCCAAAAACAATGGAGCTTCAGATTCCGGTAGACGGAGTCAACAAAAAGACGGTTGTGGAATTCGCTTCTAAGCAAAAAGGATATTATGTAGGGATGGATAGAACGCTTAGATATGCACTCACAGCAGAAAAAATTACAGTAGACGGGACAGTGGTTACTCCTTATGAAGTGATCGATTATAATTTCCCGTTCTGTATAAAAAATTAA
- a CDS encoding efflux transporter outer membrane subunit, which translates to MTLFNIKNFLISGAMASLLMSCAVGKKYTRTDLQIPETYKESVQVTGDTVLLPWKTFFKDPKLIGLIDKALSRNNEVNVALKNIEQLDLIYKQAKLSLMPTLDFTAGANRSWASKNTLNGSLNEQFVGTKYMDDFSAALRLSWEVDIWGKAKMQKESAAAEYFGQKENLNAIKSRIVVQVAQAYYNLISLDEQLKIAEQNIELSDNTLRMMNLQFTAGQINSLAVQQSEAQKKTAELLIPLAKQNISIQENALSILCGEYPAKIEREGTLKTMIPENKLSEGLPAQLLSRRPDLKMAEFNVINLNSKTGLAKAAMYPSISLSPQIGVNSNKFSSWFDIPGSITKAVAANLAAPVFQKKELKTAYETALIEQEKAAINFKQSVMTAVGEVSDAMAKSKGSSERLQLLEQRTAILDKGINDALKLYKSGMATYLEVITAQNNKLQNDLETINVTLEKLNAEVDLYRALGGGVQ; encoded by the coding sequence ATGACACTATTTAATATAAAGAATTTCCTTATTTCAGGCGCAATGGCATCATTGCTGATGTCTTGTGCCGTAGGGAAGAAATATACAAGAACAGACCTTCAGATTCCTGAAACCTACAAAGAATCTGTGCAGGTAACGGGAGATACTGTACTCCTGCCATGGAAGACTTTCTTCAAAGATCCAAAATTGATTGGTTTAATAGATAAAGCCCTTTCAAGAAACAATGAAGTAAATGTAGCCCTGAAAAATATAGAACAGCTGGATCTGATCTACAAGCAAGCTAAGCTTAGTTTGATGCCAACACTGGATTTCACTGCAGGAGCAAACAGAAGCTGGGCTTCCAAAAATACCCTTAACGGCTCTCTGAACGAACAGTTTGTCGGTACAAAATACATGGATGATTTCAGTGCCGCACTGAGACTTTCCTGGGAAGTTGACATTTGGGGAAAAGCTAAAATGCAGAAAGAATCTGCAGCAGCAGAATATTTTGGACAAAAGGAAAATTTAAATGCCATCAAAAGCAGGATTGTCGTTCAGGTTGCGCAGGCATATTACAACCTTATCAGCCTTGATGAACAGCTGAAAATTGCTGAACAGAATATTGAACTAAGCGACAACACGCTCAGGATGATGAATCTTCAGTTTACAGCAGGACAGATCAATTCATTGGCGGTTCAGCAATCGGAAGCTCAGAAGAAAACCGCTGAGCTGCTGATTCCTTTGGCAAAACAGAATATTTCCATTCAGGAAAATGCATTGAGTATCCTTTGCGGAGAATATCCGGCGAAGATAGAAAGAGAAGGAACCCTTAAAACAATGATTCCCGAAAACAAACTGTCTGAAGGATTACCGGCACAACTGCTGAGCCGTAGACCGGATCTGAAGATGGCAGAGTTCAACGTAATTAACCTCAACTCAAAAACCGGACTGGCAAAAGCAGCCATGTATCCGAGTATCAGTTTAAGCCCGCAAATAGGAGTCAATTCCAATAAGTTCAGTTCATGGTTTGATATTCCCGGATCTATTACCAAAGCGGTTGCTGCTAATCTTGCTGCGCCTGTTTTCCAGAAAAAAGAATTGAAAACAGCGTATGAAACAGCTTTGATTGAACAGGAAAAAGCAGCCATCAATTTTAAACAATCTGTAATGACTGCTGTGGGAGAGGTTTCCGACGCTATGGCAAAGTCTAAAGGTTCTTCAGAAAGACTGCAGCTTTTAGAACAGAGAACAGCAATTCTGGACAAGGGAATCAACGATGCACTGAAACTGTATAAAAGTGGTATGGCAACCTATCTGGAAGTCATCACTGCCCAGAATAATAAACTTCAGAATGATCTGGAAACCATCAATGTTACCCTTGAAAAATTAAATGCTGAGGTTGATCTTTACAGAGCACTTGGCGGAGGTGTACAGTAG